One genomic window of Cellulophaga sp. Hel_I_12 includes the following:
- a CDS encoding non-canonical purine NTP diphosphatase — translation MKLVFATQNQNKVKEVQLLLPENIHVLSLQDIGCLEEIPEIADSLEGNAILKANFVTARYGYDCFADDTGLLVDALNGAPGVLSARYAGNENNSEANMNKLLNALLHHSNRKAHFKTVIALNLNGAQYVFEGKAQGEITSEKRGNHGFGYDPIFKPDGFEETFAELPIAIKNGISHRAKAIKKLLLFLNEMS, via the coding sequence ATGAAACTTGTTTTTGCCACCCAAAATCAAAATAAAGTTAAAGAAGTTCAACTACTTTTACCTGAAAACATCCATGTTTTGTCCCTACAGGATATAGGTTGTCTTGAAGAAATACCAGAAATAGCAGACAGCCTAGAAGGCAATGCCATCCTCAAAGCTAATTTCGTAACAGCGCGTTATGGCTATGACTGCTTTGCTGATGACACTGGATTATTGGTGGATGCATTAAACGGCGCACCTGGAGTTTTATCGGCACGCTATGCCGGAAATGAGAACAACTCTGAGGCCAATATGAATAAGTTACTAAATGCCCTACTCCACCACAGCAACCGGAAGGCTCATTTTAAAACCGTCATTGCCTTAAATTTAAACGGTGCCCAATACGTTTTTGAAGGCAAGGCACAAGGCGAAATTACAAGCGAAAAAAGAGGAAATCATGGTTTTGGCTATGACCCTATATTTAAACCAGACGGTTTTGAGGAAACCTTTGCAGAACTCCCCATAGCCATAAAAAACGGCATAAGCCACCGCGCTAAAGCCATAAAAAAACTACTGCTTTTTTTGAATGAAATGTCATGA
- the serA gene encoding phosphoglycerate dehydrogenase: MIAAGRKYVFDFDSTLTRVEALDVLAELTLKERADKDAIIKEIQEITNLGIDGDISFTESLERRIKLLNANKSDLIPLVAELRTKISKSIAANKEFFEEYAADIYVISCGFKEFIDPIVAEYNIPSNRVYANTFKFDVEGKIIGFDKTNVLAMHNGKIDCLKNMNLDGEVQVIGDGYSDYVMREAGIADKFFAYTENVHREKAAKNADYITPNLDEFLFVNDLNRKISYPKNRIKMLLLENVHPDAFTSLSEAGFTVETITHSLSEEELIKKIKGVHVLGIRSKTQVTAKVLEAANKLMVVGAFCIGTTQIDLESCKKKGVVVFNAPYSNTRSVVELAIGEIIMLMRSVFTRSTEIHKGQWNKTAANSREVRGKNLGIVGYGNIGKQLSVLAEALGMHVYYYDVNDQLALGNAIKCNTLEELLHISDVVTLHIDDNKANLNFIGEREINQMKDGAIFINLARGFVVDISALAKALKSGKIAGAAIDVFPEEPAINGDFETELKGLENVILTPHVGGSTEEAQRNIAEFVPNKIMDYMNSGNTVDAVNFPNIRLPKQNKSHRFLHIHKNVPGIMAKVNKVLAEYELNITGQYLSTDNEVGYVISDVDKEYNKDVIKELKKIDNTIKFRVLY; this comes from the coding sequence ATGATAGCTGCCGGTAGAAAGTATGTGTTTGATTTTGATAGTACTTTAACAAGAGTTGAAGCTTTAGATGTTCTAGCTGAATTAACCTTAAAGGAGAGGGCTGATAAAGACGCGATTATAAAGGAAATTCAAGAAATCACCAATTTAGGAATTGATGGGGATATTTCTTTTACAGAATCTTTAGAGCGCCGTATTAAATTATTAAATGCGAATAAAAGCGATTTAATTCCTTTGGTTGCAGAATTACGAACAAAAATATCAAAATCAATCGCAGCCAATAAAGAATTTTTTGAAGAGTATGCAGCCGATATTTACGTTATTTCATGCGGTTTTAAAGAATTTATAGATCCTATTGTTGCGGAATACAATATTCCATCCAATAGGGTATATGCCAATACCTTTAAATTTGATGTAGAAGGTAAAATTATTGGCTTTGATAAGACCAATGTTTTGGCCATGCACAACGGTAAAATTGACTGTCTTAAAAATATGAATCTTGACGGTGAGGTTCAAGTAATCGGTGACGGTTATAGCGATTATGTCATGAGAGAAGCGGGTATTGCAGATAAATTTTTTGCGTACACCGAAAATGTTCACCGTGAAAAAGCTGCAAAAAATGCAGATTATATTACACCTAACCTTGATGAATTTTTATTTGTGAACGATTTGAATAGAAAAATTTCCTATCCTAAAAATAGGATAAAGATGTTGTTATTAGAAAATGTACATCCTGATGCTTTTACAAGCCTTTCTGAAGCTGGTTTTACGGTTGAAACGATTACCCATAGTTTGTCTGAGGAAGAACTCATAAAAAAAATAAAGGGGGTACATGTTTTAGGAATTCGCTCCAAAACACAGGTGACAGCTAAAGTTCTTGAAGCCGCTAATAAATTAATGGTAGTTGGTGCTTTTTGTATCGGAACTACCCAAATTGATTTAGAGAGTTGCAAGAAAAAAGGGGTCGTAGTTTTTAATGCGCCTTATAGCAACACACGCTCGGTAGTTGAATTAGCTATTGGCGAAATTATTATGTTGATGCGCAGCGTGTTTACCCGTAGCACCGAAATACATAAGGGTCAATGGAATAAAACGGCGGCAAATTCTCGTGAAGTTCGAGGAAAAAATTTAGGAATAGTTGGTTACGGTAATATCGGGAAGCAATTGTCAGTTTTAGCTGAAGCTTTAGGGATGCATGTGTATTATTATGACGTAAATGATCAGTTAGCCTTAGGTAATGCTATAAAATGTAATACACTCGAAGAATTACTCCATATATCTGATGTCGTTACCCTACATATTGATGATAATAAAGCCAACCTAAATTTTATTGGAGAAAGAGAAATTAACCAAATGAAAGATGGTGCAATTTTCATCAATTTAGCGCGTGGTTTTGTGGTTGATATTTCAGCTTTAGCCAAAGCCTTAAAAAGCGGAAAAATTGCGGGTGCAGCTATTGACGTTTTTCCAGAAGAGCCAGCAATTAATGGCGATTTTGAAACAGAATTGAAAGGATTAGAAAATGTTATTTTAACACCACACGTTGGTGGTAGTACAGAAGAGGCACAACGAAATATTGCAGAATTTGTTCCCAATAAAATAATGGATTACATGAATTCAGGCAACACTGTAGATGCCGTAAACTTTCCAAATATTCGATTGCCAAAGCAAAATAAGTCACACCGTTTTTTACATATTCATAAAAACGTGCCAGGCATCATGGCAAAAGTTAATAAAGTTCTAGCCGAGTATGAATTGAATATAACTGGACAATATTTATCGACTGATAATGAAGTAGGTTATGTGATCTCTGACGTAGATAAAGAGTATAATAAAGATGTGATTAAAGAACTCAAAAAAATAGATAATACTATTAAGTTCAGAGTCTTGTACTAA
- the nadC gene encoding carboxylating nicotinate-nucleotide diphosphorylase produces MISTAQFNTELDIIIANAIREDIGDGDHSSLACIPDTATGKAKLLVKDVGIIAGVALAKLVFLYVDKALKVETLINDGEEVKHGDIVFYVSGSAQSILKAERLVLNAMQRMSAIATKTKYFVDLLEGTKTKILDTRKTTPGIRALEKWAVKIGGGENHRFALYDMIMLKDNHIDFAGGIEKAIEKTKNYLQTTKKDLKIIVEARNLHEVQQILDAQGVYRILLDNFNYEDTKTAVHLIGSKSLTESSGGITEETIRSYAECGVDFISSGALTHSVHNMDLSLKAV; encoded by the coding sequence ATGATTTCAACAGCACAATTTAATACGGAACTAGATATCATTATCGCCAATGCAATTAGAGAAGATATAGGAGATGGCGATCACAGTTCTTTAGCCTGTATTCCTGATACAGCCACAGGTAAGGCTAAATTATTAGTGAAAGATGTTGGTATTATTGCAGGTGTAGCGTTGGCTAAACTCGTTTTTTTGTATGTAGATAAAGCTTTAAAAGTTGAAACCCTAATAAACGATGGTGAAGAAGTAAAGCACGGGGATATTGTTTTTTATGTCAGTGGAAGTGCACAGAGTATTTTAAAAGCAGAGCGATTAGTGCTCAATGCTATGCAGCGCATGAGTGCTATTGCAACAAAAACCAAGTATTTCGTGGATCTATTAGAAGGCACGAAAACTAAAATTTTAGATACTCGAAAAACAACACCAGGTATTAGAGCTTTAGAAAAGTGGGCCGTTAAAATTGGCGGAGGTGAGAATCATAGATTTGCTTTGTATGATATGATTATGTTAAAAGATAACCATATTGATTTCGCAGGAGGCATCGAAAAAGCCATTGAAAAAACTAAAAATTACCTTCAGACCACGAAAAAAGATTTAAAAATAATTGTAGAAGCGCGAAATCTTCATGAAGTACAACAAATATTAGATGCTCAAGGAGTGTATCGAATTTTATTAGATAACTTTAACTACGAGGACACAAAAACTGCGGTACATTTAATAGGTTCAAAATCCTTGACAGAATCTTCTGGTGGCATTACTGAGGAAACCATTCGAAGCTACGCAGAGTGTGGCGTTGATTTTATATCATCAGGCGCTTTAACCCATTCTGTGCATAATATGGATTTAAGTTTAAAAGCAGTTTAA
- a CDS encoding type IV pili methyl-accepting chemotaxis transducer N-terminal domain-containing protein: MKIKFLNSNKIFRKYYLLVFTIVLLTILIQSVVQYSLDKQKSMASVLNMAGRQRMLSQLVMKNFYECMYQTCDYSEMSIALNKLERTNKILQEGNSEIKLAILQHPEIQKTFKELEPHLNYILLNLKDFNNYNQIPISKLKTEVESALAKMETIVSQFQKVSEQEINTLKIIEYELAALSLLILLFEIFFIINPAIRKISVQNKKLKDISWHQSHAFNSHMQNLRDLQHVLKIEKKLNNQQALVDCVIDELNDLEVVSKNMMKSLEEDTVETSQLDTFLTKFSINIKENKTEV; encoded by the coding sequence GTGAAAATTAAATTTTTAAATTCAAACAAAATATTCCGTAAATATTATTTACTGGTGTTTACTATTGTTTTGCTGACAATTCTAATCCAAAGCGTTGTACAGTATTCCCTAGATAAGCAAAAAAGCATGGCCTCGGTATTAAATATGGCGGGAAGACAGCGAATGCTGAGTCAATTGGTCATGAAAAACTTTTATGAATGCATGTACCAAACCTGTGATTATTCTGAAATGAGTATTGCTTTAAATAAATTAGAGCGGACCAATAAAATTTTACAAGAAGGTAATTCAGAGATAAAATTAGCGATATTACAACATCCTGAAATTCAAAAAACGTTTAAAGAATTAGAACCACATTTAAACTATATACTCCTTAATTTAAAAGATTTTAATAATTATAATCAAATTCCCATTTCAAAACTAAAGACAGAGGTAGAAAGTGCTTTAGCGAAAATGGAAACTATTGTAAGTCAATTTCAAAAAGTATCCGAGCAGGAGATTAACACGCTAAAAATAATAGAGTACGAACTTGCGGCACTTTCATTATTAATATTACTTTTTGAAATATTCTTTATTATAAACCCCGCGATCCGAAAAATTAGCGTCCAAAATAAAAAATTAAAAGACATATCTTGGCATCAGTCCCATGCCTTTAATTCTCACATGCAAAATTTAAGAGATTTACAACATGTGTTGAAAATTGAAAAAAAACTCAACAATCAACAAGCATTAGTAGATTGCGTCATTGATGAACTTAATGATTTAGAGGTCGTCTCAAAAAATATGATGAAATCATTAGAAGAAGATACGGTTGAAACGTCTCAATTAGATACTTTTTTAACGAAGTTTAGCATCAATATAAAAGAGAATAAAACAGAAGTTTAA
- a CDS encoding DUF3307 domain-containing protein: protein MELFTKLLLAHLLVDFMLQPKKWVLDKEANKVKSKYLYIHVALHFLVTLILLWDLNYWKIALIIMIAHYIIDLLKLYVDPKFKHKNIPFFIDQILHILVLYSIAYYGDLTNHTIALFQNIDFLFVTAFVFISYPTAILISKLLSGMSKHIETDHESLPNAGMYIGIIERFFVFAFILLGRWEVIGFLIAAKSVFRFNDLKESNSRELTEYILIGTLLSFGMAILAGLAYLNFRI, encoded by the coding sequence ATGGAACTATTTACAAAACTTTTATTAGCACATTTACTGGTAGATTTTATGTTGCAACCCAAAAAATGGGTGTTAGATAAGGAAGCAAATAAGGTAAAATCAAAATACCTATACATTCATGTTGCCCTCCATTTTTTAGTCACTCTAATCCTTTTATGGGATTTAAACTATTGGAAAATAGCGCTTATTATAATGATTGCACATTACATCATTGATCTGTTAAAATTATATGTTGATCCAAAATTCAAACATAAAAACATTCCTTTCTTCATAGATCAAATTTTGCATATTTTGGTTTTATACAGCATCGCCTATTATGGTGATTTAACCAACCATACCATAGCATTATTTCAAAATATTGACTTTCTATTTGTAACGGCATTTGTTTTTATTAGCTATCCCACAGCAATACTGATTAGTAAATTGTTGTCTGGCATGTCTAAGCACATAGAAACTGACCATGAATCTTTGCCCAATGCCGGAATGTACATTGGTATTATTGAGCGTTTTTTTGTTTTTGCTTTTATTCTTCTAGGACGCTGGGAAGTAATTGGATTTTTGATTGCCGCCAAATCTGTATTTAGATTTAATGATTTAAAAGAAAGTAATAGTAGAGAATTAACAGAATATATTTTAATAGGAACCTTATTGAGTTTTGGGATGGCTATTTTAGCAGGTCTAGCGTACCTCAATTTTAGGATTTAA
- a CDS encoding DEAD/DEAH box helicase, whose protein sequence is MTKFEALGLKKTLLDAIVDMGFETPSEVQEMAIPILLEGDTDLVALAQTGTGKTAAFGFPLIQKIDANSKTTQGLILSPTRELCMQITNEMQAYSKYERGINVVAVYGGASITDQARQIKRGAQIVVATPGRMKDMMSRGLVDISKIDVCILDEADEMLNMGFYEDIKEILSDTPKEKNTWLFSATMPKEVATIAKKFMRNPQEITVGTKNSGASTVQHEYYVVGGRDRYPALKRLADTHPDIFSVIFCRTKRDTQKVAESLIEDGYNAGALHGDLSQNQRDLVMNAFRKKQIQMLVATDVAARGIDVDDITHVINYQLPDEIETYTHRSGRTGRAGKSGTSMVIITRSELRKIKAIENKIGQKFITKNIPSGMEICEIQLYHLANKIKDTEVNAQVEAYLPAITKVFEGIDRDELIKKVVSVEFTRFFNYYNKTKDLNASGSDRGDRDDRNSDRGNNNSGEIPTSGAVRYFINVGEKDDYDWMSLKDFLRDTLEVGQDDIFKVDVKESFSFFNTDASITPKILETFKDFKVEGRFVNVEISSNPGGGGGGSRSGSRDRNRGGGGGRDRSRGGDSGGYGGKKRERSSSSSKGGFKDDSGSKRRSGGNRSNSRSESKGGSKESSGGKSKRRSGFF, encoded by the coding sequence ATGACAAAATTTGAAGCGCTAGGGCTTAAAAAGACCCTACTAGACGCTATTGTGGATATGGGTTTTGAAACTCCGTCCGAAGTACAAGAAATGGCAATCCCCATTTTATTAGAAGGTGACACTGATTTAGTAGCACTTGCACAAACTGGAACTGGAAAAACCGCCGCTTTTGGTTTCCCGTTAATCCAAAAAATAGATGCCAATAGCAAAACCACACAAGGTTTAATCTTATCTCCTACTCGTGAGCTTTGTATGCAAATCACAAACGAAATGCAAGCCTACTCTAAATACGAAAGAGGTATCAATGTTGTTGCTGTTTACGGTGGCGCAAGCATTACCGACCAAGCACGTCAAATAAAAAGAGGTGCTCAAATAGTTGTTGCAACTCCCGGTCGTATGAAAGATATGATGAGTCGCGGCTTAGTGGATATTTCTAAAATAGATGTTTGCATCTTAGATGAAGCTGATGAAATGCTGAACATGGGCTTCTATGAAGACATTAAGGAGATTTTATCTGATACCCCAAAAGAAAAAAATACGTGGTTGTTTTCTGCAACAATGCCTAAAGAGGTTGCTACAATCGCAAAAAAATTCATGCGTAATCCGCAAGAGATAACTGTAGGTACTAAAAATTCTGGTGCTTCAACCGTACAACATGAATACTATGTGGTTGGTGGTCGTGACAGATACCCTGCTTTAAAAAGGTTAGCAGATACACATCCTGATATCTTCTCTGTTATTTTTTGTAGAACTAAAAGAGATACTCAGAAAGTTGCCGAAAGTTTAATTGAAGACGGTTATAACGCCGGAGCTTTACATGGCGATTTAAGTCAAAACCAAAGAGATTTGGTAATGAACGCCTTTCGTAAAAAGCAAATACAAATGTTGGTAGCTACAGATGTTGCTGCCCGAGGTATTGACGTTGACGATATTACACACGTTATCAATTACCAATTACCTGATGAAATTGAAACCTACACGCACCGTAGTGGTAGAACGGGTAGAGCTGGTAAATCAGGGACCTCCATGGTCATTATTACTCGTAGTGAACTTAGAAAAATTAAAGCCATTGAAAATAAAATTGGTCAAAAATTTATTACAAAAAATATTCCTTCTGGAATGGAAATTTGTGAAATTCAATTGTACCATTTAGCGAACAAAATAAAAGATACCGAAGTAAATGCCCAAGTTGAAGCCTATTTACCTGCTATCACTAAAGTATTTGAAGGGATTGATCGCGATGAATTAATCAAAAAAGTAGTTTCCGTAGAATTTACACGTTTCTTTAATTACTACAACAAAACAAAAGATTTGAATGCTTCTGGTTCTGACCGAGGAGATAGAGACGATAGAAATTCAGATCGTGGCAATAATAATAGCGGAGAAATACCAACAAGTGGTGCCGTTCGATACTTTATTAATGTTGGTGAAAAAGATGATTACGACTGGATGTCTTTAAAAGATTTCTTAAGAGATACTTTAGAAGTGGGTCAAGATGATATTTTTAAGGTTGATGTTAAGGAAAGTTTTTCGTTCTTTAATACTGATGCTTCTATTACTCCAAAAATTTTAGAAACCTTTAAAGATTTTAAAGTTGAAGGTAGGTTTGTAAATGTAGAAATCTCAAGCAACCCTGGCGGTGGCGGTGGCGGAAGCCGCAGTGGCAGCAGAGACCGAAATCGCGGTGGCGGTGGCGGCAGAGATAGAAGCCGTGGTGGAGACAGCGGTGGTTATGGTGGCAAGAAAAGAGAACGTTCTTCGTCATCCTCAAAAGGAGGTTTTAAAGACGATAGCGGCTCTAAAAGAAGATCTGGTGGAAATAGGTCTAATTCAAGATCAGAATCTAAAGGAGGTTCAAAAGAGTCTAGCGGCGGTAAAAGCAAAAGAAGAAGTGGCTTCTTTTAA
- a CDS encoding SatD family protein yields MIAILTGDIINSESREAKAWMPVLKKQLSKFGQTPEEWEVYRGDEFQIKTSPEKALALGVLVKAKVKTIKGLDVRLAIGVGDESFKSTRISESNGTAYQNSGRVFETLRAQKINMAIKTGSIDKDLTLNLILKLALDFMDNWSVVSAEIIYLALENPQMQQQELAALLGIQQSAVSQRQKRARLDLVQEVLAYYSHTINT; encoded by the coding sequence ATGATCGCAATACTAACAGGGGATATTATCAATTCGGAGAGTCGTGAGGCTAAAGCATGGATGCCTGTATTAAAAAAACAACTTTCAAAATTTGGACAAACTCCAGAGGAATGGGAAGTGTATAGGGGTGATGAATTTCAAATCAAGACAAGCCCTGAAAAAGCTCTAGCCCTAGGCGTGTTGGTAAAGGCCAAAGTAAAAACCATAAAAGGCTTAGATGTACGCCTTGCAATAGGTGTGGGTGACGAAAGCTTTAAAAGTACGCGCATAAGTGAGTCAAATGGAACAGCATATCAGAATTCAGGTCGCGTTTTTGAAACCTTAAGAGCGCAAAAAATAAACATGGCCATTAAAACTGGCAGTATCGACAAAGACCTAACTTTAAATTTAATCCTAAAATTGGCTTTAGACTTTATGGATAATTGGAGTGTAGTTTCTGCGGAAATTATTTACTTAGCTTTAGAAAATCCTCAGATGCAACAGCAAGAATTGGCTGCTCTTTTGGGGATTCAACAATCGGCGGTAAGTCAGCGTCAAAAAAGAGCTCGCCTAGATTTGGTACAAGAAGTGTTGGCCTATTATTCACATACCATAAACACCTAA
- the rlmH gene encoding 23S rRNA (pseudouridine(1915)-N(3))-methyltransferase RlmH, with protein sequence MHIKLLAIGKTDSSQLSELTDEYQNRLKHYIKFEFEVLPDIKNTKNLSEAQQKEKEGEALLKKLNPTDILILFDENAKQYTSVNFADFLQKKMNAGTKQLVFAIGGPYGFSDRVHLKAQGKISLSKMTFSHQMIRLFIVEQVYRAFTILKNEPYHHQ encoded by the coding sequence ATGCATATAAAACTACTAGCGATAGGAAAAACAGATAGTTCTCAACTTTCGGAATTAACCGATGAATATCAAAACAGGTTAAAGCATTATATAAAGTTCGAGTTTGAAGTGCTCCCTGACATTAAAAACACTAAAAATCTTTCAGAGGCTCAACAAAAAGAAAAAGAAGGAGAAGCGCTCTTAAAAAAATTAAACCCTACTGATATTTTAATCTTATTTGATGAAAACGCTAAGCAATATACTTCGGTAAATTTTGCCGACTTTCTACAAAAAAAAATGAATGCGGGTACCAAACAACTGGTCTTTGCTATTGGCGGTCCATACGGCTTTAGTGATAGGGTGCATTTAAAAGCACAAGGCAAAATTAGTTTGTCAAAAATGACATTTTCACACCAAATGATTCGTTTGTTTATTGTTGAGCAGGTGTATAGGGCTTTTACCATTTTAAAAAATGAACCTTACCACCATCAATAA
- a CDS encoding YihY/virulence factor BrkB family protein, translated as MSAAIEEKIEKIPIINWLARLLKKIKLSAFEGLSLYDLLEMYLSGIVQGALSTRASSIAFSLFMALFPLLIFLLSLLPFLIPYVSIGNENFEDQFLVFLESFLPTATGDYFTEIFQQIKDQKRGGLLSSTFIISIFLVANGVNAIFGGFENSYHVNLNRNFFRQYAYALMVGLILSILLIVGAVVFVYFEFYILEYLSELSAKANGTKVAEGDILGVQIAKILFFVVLSYLTTAILYYFGTAEGRNAKFFSAGALMTTVLFIATSYLFGIYVEKFATYNELYGALGGLLILMVFIWLNSNILLLGFELNATLNSLRSNMKAQNMDP; from the coding sequence ATGTCGGCAGCCATCGAGGAAAAGATTGAAAAAATACCAATTATCAACTGGTTAGCGCGACTATTAAAAAAAATTAAGCTATCTGCTTTTGAAGGCTTATCTTTATATGACCTGTTAGAAATGTATCTTTCAGGAATAGTTCAGGGTGCGCTATCGACAAGAGCGAGTTCTATTGCATTTAGCCTTTTTATGGCACTTTTTCCTTTGCTCATTTTTTTACTTAGTCTTTTGCCTTTTTTAATACCGTATGTGAGTATCGGTAATGAGAATTTTGAAGATCAGTTTTTGGTATTTTTAGAGTCATTTTTACCTACGGCAACAGGCGATTATTTTACTGAAATATTCCAACAAATAAAAGACCAAAAGCGCGGAGGATTACTGTCTTCAACTTTTATTATTTCTATTTTTTTAGTGGCGAATGGGGTGAATGCTATTTTTGGCGGCTTTGAAAACTCTTACCATGTAAATCTTAATCGAAATTTTTTCAGACAGTACGCGTATGCACTAATGGTTGGTCTAATTTTGTCTATTTTATTAATAGTTGGTGCTGTTGTTTTTGTCTATTTTGAATTTTACATTTTAGAATATTTGAGCGAACTTTCCGCAAAAGCAAATGGCACAAAAGTAGCAGAGGGAGACATTTTGGGGGTACAGATTGCAAAAATTTTATTTTTTGTTGTCTTATCTTATTTAACGACTGCTATCTTATATTATTTTGGCACAGCGGAAGGTAGAAATGCAAAATTCTTTTCAGCAGGAGCTTTAATGACAACTGTTTTATTTATAGCAACCTCATATCTCTTTGGTATTTACGTTGAAAAATTTGCTACCTATAATGAACTTTATGGTGCTTTAGGAGGATTGTTAATATTAATGGTGTTTATTTGGTTAAATTCGAATATACTTCTCCTCGGCTTTGAACTTAATGCAACTTTAAATTCGCTTAGAAGTAATATGAAAGCCCAAAATATGGACCCATAA
- a CDS encoding DUF2147 domain-containing protein, producing the protein MTKLISVLITSIALLFFSNANAQNVFGKWKTIDDRTGNPKGVIDIYKKEGKMFGKVVEILEKGKKDAICTKCEGDLKDEPVLGMVIIKAAEKHEDGEWKGKHLFDPEQAMIFRCKIWLNPDNPNELKVRGYLAFIYRTQTWIRVKD; encoded by the coding sequence ATGACAAAACTAATCAGCGTACTTATTACGAGCATTGCATTATTATTTTTCTCCAATGCCAATGCACAAAACGTTTTTGGAAAATGGAAAACCATTGACGATCGCACAGGAAACCCTAAGGGAGTGATAGACATTTACAAAAAAGAGGGAAAAATGTTTGGGAAGGTTGTGGAAATTTTAGAAAAAGGAAAAAAAGATGCGATTTGTACAAAATGTGAAGGAGATTTAAAAGACGAACCTGTTCTTGGAATGGTCATCATTAAAGCAGCAGAAAAACACGAAGACGGCGAATGGAAAGGAAAACATTTATTTGATCCAGAACAGGCCATGATCTTCAGATGCAAAATCTGGCTGAATCCTGATAACCCTAATGAACTTAAAGTTAGAGGTTATTTGGCCTTTATTTACCGCACACAAACTTGGATTAGAGTAAAAGATTAG
- a CDS encoding isoprenylcysteine carboxylmethyltransferase family protein has product MHLKIPPALVTVITALLMYLVARFLPFGDFNFTGRFYVLWALFGVGMFLGTVSLIQFFTSKTSIDPRDPQKASELVVSGIYKISRNPMYLSLLLLLLAWGLYLPNAFNFLVLVFFVAYMNKFQILPEEQALSIKFGEAYKQYVKNVRRWF; this is encoded by the coding sequence ATGCATTTAAAAATACCACCAGCATTAGTAACAGTGATAACAGCGCTTTTAATGTACCTAGTAGCTCGTTTTTTGCCCTTTGGTGATTTTAATTTTACAGGGAGATTTTATGTTTTGTGGGCCTTGTTCGGTGTAGGGATGTTTTTGGGGACTGTATCTTTGATTCAATTTTTTACTTCCAAAACAAGTATAGATCCTAGAGACCCTCAAAAAGCTTCTGAATTAGTGGTCAGCGGAATCTATAAAATAAGTAGGAATCCCATGTATTTGAGCTTATTGCTTCTCCTTTTGGCTTGGGGCCTATACTTGCCTAATGCTTTCAATTTCTTAGTGTTGGTATTTTTTGTGGCCTATATGAATAAGTTTCAAATCCTCCCTGAAGAGCAAGCTTTGAGCATAAAATTTGGCGAAGCCTATAAGCAGTATGTCAAAAATGTACGTAGATGGTTTTAA